A window of Metabacillus sp. B2-18 contains these coding sequences:
- a CDS encoding PucR family transcriptional regulator has product MRLIDLLNLSVFHGAKLLGGQQGTDREVNTVNMMDAPDIIHFLKKDELLVTTAFHFKDDLQALLQLIKEMEKQGCAGLGIKTKRFLQEIPRDVITLANKLNIPLLELPVDTSLGDIVNKSLSHILEIRTNELHHAMDAHQQFTNQIMNGQGIHKILDNLSSLIDSPVFLVNDHLLPLTKLNWQTNIYLYLDTIANEYLFHLSKASYTAFSLLNNNKDTVTIFPVYTHRQSNYLCVLGNIPPTDRSTILTIEQATNVISFELMKEHALKQMTRRLQDEFFSNFINDAFSTQEEIISRGKEFGLIEDQRYLCAVGQIDDDDKDKSYLQFQSEKELIYDTIEYELQNFEEKIHLFSNEQFYIFLLELNGARKENEDSFVQLLEKLQMRIGIHFKENLSFGISMYAEELTHVTVSYKEATEALYFGRMSGKKQFIEIYQPKEVPEILRMVPYDYLKKFYDDTFQAFANDTKKDHQVLLHTLSVYLETHCQLSETAKKLYVHRNTVIYRLEKCEEMIGRSLKEPDETLRLRLAFRIKALIYGTTKN; this is encoded by the coding sequence ATGAGATTAATTGATTTACTGAATCTTTCTGTTTTTCACGGAGCAAAATTACTGGGTGGGCAGCAAGGAACTGATCGTGAAGTGAACACAGTTAATATGATGGATGCACCTGACATTATTCACTTTTTAAAAAAAGACGAACTTCTTGTTACAACAGCCTTTCATTTTAAAGATGACCTTCAGGCATTGCTTCAGCTTATTAAAGAAATGGAGAAGCAAGGATGTGCAGGATTAGGGATTAAAACGAAGCGTTTTTTACAGGAGATTCCTAGAGATGTGATCACTCTCGCTAACAAGCTTAATATTCCACTGCTAGAGCTTCCTGTTGATACATCACTTGGAGATATTGTTAACAAATCACTTAGTCATATTCTAGAAATTCGAACAAATGAACTTCATCATGCTATGGATGCTCACCAACAATTTACAAATCAAATTATGAATGGACAGGGTATTCATAAAATTTTAGATAACTTATCCAGCCTTATTGATTCACCTGTATTTTTAGTAAATGATCATTTACTTCCACTTACAAAACTAAATTGGCAAACAAATATTTATTTGTATTTAGATACAATCGCAAATGAATATCTGTTTCACCTTTCAAAAGCATCATATACAGCTTTTTCACTATTAAATAACAACAAAGACACAGTGACGATTTTTCCAGTTTACACGCATAGGCAGTCCAACTATCTTTGTGTTTTAGGTAACATCCCACCCACAGATCGTTCCACTATCTTAACGATTGAACAAGCAACAAACGTTATTTCATTTGAATTAATGAAAGAACATGCTTTAAAGCAAATGACAAGGCGCCTACAAGATGAATTTTTTTCCAATTTCATTAATGATGCATTTTCAACACAAGAAGAGATCATTAGTCGTGGAAAAGAATTCGGACTAATAGAGGATCAACGATATTTATGTGCTGTCGGACAAATAGATGATGATGACAAAGACAAATCTTATCTGCAGTTTCAGTCAGAAAAGGAATTAATTTACGATACAATTGAGTATGAGCTACAAAACTTCGAGGAAAAAATCCATCTCTTTTCTAACGAACAATTTTACATTTTTTTGTTAGAATTAAATGGTGCAAGAAAGGAAAATGAAGATTCATTTGTTCAGTTATTAGAAAAACTACAAATGAGAATAGGAATTCATTTTAAAGAAAATCTTTCATTTGGAATAAGCATGTACGCTGAAGAACTTACACATGTTACCGTGTCATACAAAGAAGCAACAGAGGCTCTATATTTCGGAAGGATGTCAGGTAAAAAGCAATTTATTGAGATTTATCAACCAAAGGAAGTACCGGAAATTTTACGAATGGTTCCTTATGATTATTTAAAAAAGTTTTATGACGATACATTCCAAGCTTTTGCCAACGATACTAAAAAGGATCATCAAGTCCTGCTCCATACTTTATCTGTTTATCTAGAAACACATTGCCAGTTATCAGAAACTGCAAAAAAACTATATGTTCATCGAAATACTGTTATTTATCGGTTGGAAAAATGCGAGGAAATGATCGGAAGAAGCTTAAAAGAACCCGACGAAACGTTACGTCTCCGCCTTGCTTTTAGAATCAAAGCACTAATTTACGGTACAACTAAGAATTAA
- a CDS encoding nucleobase:cation symporter-2 family protein, which translates to MESGGVGGFKLFSLGLQHVLAMYAGAILVPLIVGRALNLSSEQLAYLVAIDLLTCGIATLLQAWKNRYFGIGLPVVLGSSFVAVTPMIAIGSQYGVSAIYGSIIAGGLFILLFASFFGKLIKLFPPVVTGSVVTIIGLSLVPTGIRNMAGGNGSPDFGSSTNLLLSFGVLALILFLNRFLKGFAQALSVLIGIVAGTLVASMLGKVDFTDVAEASWLHLPELFYFGAPSFEVGPILTMMIVCLVIVIESTGVFLALSKICDQELKEKDFVRGYRAEGLAITLGGLFNAFPYNTFAQNVGLVQLSKVKTKNVVVAAGMILIGLGLVPKIAAIATIIPSPVLGGATVVMFGMVISSGIKMLGAVDFSDQHNMLVIACSLSLGLGATVVPDLFAGLPQALRIIVSDGIITGSLTAILLNLFFVVRKKSNTVPIDDNKSIA; encoded by the coding sequence GTGGAGAGTGGCGGTGTAGGTGGTTTTAAACTTTTTTCGTTAGGTCTACAGCATGTACTGGCTATGTATGCTGGAGCTATTTTAGTTCCGTTAATTGTAGGAAGGGCATTAAATTTATCGTCTGAACAATTAGCGTATTTAGTTGCGATAGACTTGCTTACATGTGGGATAGCAACGTTGCTACAAGCTTGGAAAAATAGGTATTTTGGAATTGGTTTACCAGTTGTGCTGGGGAGCTCCTTCGTTGCTGTCACACCAATGATTGCGATTGGCTCTCAATATGGTGTTTCTGCTATTTATGGCTCGATTATAGCGGGTGGTTTGTTTATCTTACTATTTGCCTCGTTTTTTGGGAAGTTAATTAAATTATTTCCTCCGGTTGTAACGGGTAGTGTTGTTACAATAATTGGTCTTTCATTAGTACCAACAGGAATTCGAAATATGGCAGGAGGTAATGGGAGTCCTGATTTTGGTAGCTCGACTAATTTGTTATTATCCTTCGGAGTTTTAGCATTGATTTTGTTTTTAAATCGCTTTCTGAAAGGCTTTGCTCAAGCGTTATCTGTATTGATAGGGATCGTTGCTGGAACTCTCGTTGCGTCAATGCTGGGGAAAGTTGATTTTACAGATGTTGCAGAAGCCTCGTGGTTGCACCTTCCTGAGTTGTTCTATTTTGGAGCTCCATCGTTTGAGGTTGGACCGATTTTAACCATGATGATCGTATGTTTAGTGATTGTTATTGAATCAACTGGTGTATTTCTGGCTCTAAGTAAAATTTGTGACCAAGAATTAAAAGAAAAGGATTTTGTAAGAGGTTATCGTGCTGAAGGATTGGCAATTACGTTAGGTGGACTTTTTAATGCATTTCCATACAATACATTTGCTCAAAATGTAGGTCTTGTTCAATTGTCAAAGGTAAAAACGAAAAATGTAGTGGTGGCTGCTGGGATGATCTTAATAGGGTTAGGGCTTGTTCCAAAAATTGCTGCCATTGCAACCATAATTCCTTCTCCTGTATTAGGAGGCGCTACGGTTGTCATGTTTGGGATGGTGATTTCATCAGGTATCAAAATGCTGGGTGCTGTTGATTTTAGTGATCAGCATAATATGCTTGTTATCGCATGCTCCCTTTCATTAGGATTAGGGGCAACTGTAGTACCAGATCTATTTGCAGGATTACCTCAAGCTTTACGCATCATAGTAAGTGACGGGATCATTACTGGAAGTTTAACGGCAATCTTATTGAATTTGTTTTTTGTGGTTCGTAAGAAAAGTAACACTGTACCGATTGATGATAACAAATCAATTGCTTAA
- the uraD gene encoding 2-oxo-4-hydroxy-4-carboxy-5-ureidoimidazoline decarboxylase, producing the protein MVSIKQLNNVSHSNFIDMLKDIFEHSPWIPERTWDCRPFSTVEDLHGKMIGRVNEASDEEKLRLIHAHPNLGTRLAMSNSSVQEQTNAGLSELTAEEYEHFSLLNKRYMEKFGFPFIMAVKGRTKDEIYSFMEKRISHGEKGEFETALLEIEKIALFRLRELIQNEE; encoded by the coding sequence GTGGTTTCGATAAAACAACTCAATAATGTTAGTCATTCTAATTTTATTGATATGTTAAAGGATATCTTTGAACATTCTCCTTGGATTCCTGAACGAACATGGGATTGTAGGCCTTTTTCTACAGTAGAAGACTTACATGGAAAAATGATTGGTAGAGTAAATGAAGCATCTGATGAAGAAAAGCTCCGGTTGATCCATGCGCATCCTAATTTAGGGACACGACTTGCGATGAGTAATTCTTCAGTGCAAGAACAGACTAACGCTGGGTTAAGTGAGCTCACAGCAGAAGAATATGAACATTTTTCTTTGTTAAACAAGCGGTACATGGAGAAGTTTGGATTTCCGTTTATTATGGCGGTAAAAGGACGAACTAAAGATGAAATATATTCCTTTATGGAAAAAAGAATATCACATGGGGAGAAGGGTGAGTTTGAAACAGCATTATTAGAAATAGAAAAAATAGCTCTTTTTCGTTTACGTGAATTAATTCAAAATGAGGAGTGA
- the uraH gene encoding hydroxyisourate hydrolase has product MVGLTTHILDLTHGTPAAGVDIQLIRIVDSTHTLLKTSITNEDGRLNEPLLSCEEMVVGEYELLFFIGDYFRGMEATLSEPAFLNKISVRFGISDADSHYHVPLLVSPWGYQVYRGS; this is encoded by the coding sequence ATGGTAGGATTGACAACACATATATTGGATTTAACACATGGTACACCGGCTGCGGGTGTGGACATTCAATTAATTAGGATCGTTGATTCAACACACACTTTACTAAAAACATCTATAACAAATGAAGATGGTCGCTTAAATGAACCGCTTTTATCTTGTGAAGAAATGGTAGTAGGTGAATATGAGTTACTATTTTTTATTGGAGACTATTTTAGGGGTATGGAAGCTACGTTATCAGAACCTGCATTTTTAAATAAAATATCCGTACGGTTTGGAATATCAGATGCTGATTCGCATTATCATGTGCCGTTGCTCGTATCTCCTTGGGGATATCAAGTTTACAGAGGAAGTTAA
- a CDS encoding PAS domain S-box protein, producing MNNVNVHNDEEIDHFRKENEQLKLEIEYLTHELNASKESRARESDKSDIRFKRLFNHLTDAVYYFKIYDDGSAGNFIEVNETACQRLGYTREEMLALSPKDIDGLETGEMKPIIKDVYDNDSIIFETVHVCKNGGRIPVEIKTHRFVVEGEMYLLSVCRDITERKNSEREIREAKEQFENIVESSTNGITILQDGKWVFVNKAALTLFDAKTKEELLGRSIYDMLHPEFHMECKEIVKKGGIHPRLYRVWTTLRGKEVHTEVVSIPTTFQGKDANELIIQDITEQKKSDSMMIQAEKMNVVGQLAAGIAHEIRNPLTALKGFVQLFRSGTIPNEMFLNIMEAELERIDVISSEFLTLAQPANSDFATVDIRDLVSNVIDLLDTEAFKKSISFVVENNAIATAVNGIGSQLKQVFINLIKNAIEVMQNEGTITITFKNHEGFILISVHDEGVGMSEEQLKRLGEPFYTTKQNGTGLGLMVTYRIINQHNGVVDVESKVNAGTTFTVKLPLIAKVE from the coding sequence TTGAATAATGTAAATGTTCATAACGATGAGGAAATAGATCATTTTAGGAAAGAAAATGAACAATTAAAGTTGGAAATTGAGTATTTAACGCATGAGCTAAATGCCTCTAAGGAAAGTAGAGCTCGAGAATCAGATAAAAGTGATATAAGATTCAAACGGTTATTTAATCATCTTACTGATGCTGTTTACTATTTTAAGATTTATGACGATGGAAGTGCGGGTAATTTTATTGAAGTGAATGAAACTGCTTGTCAACGATTAGGGTACACCCGGGAAGAAATGCTTGCTTTATCACCAAAGGATATTGATGGGCTTGAGACAGGGGAAATGAAGCCGATTATTAAAGATGTATACGATAACGACTCAATTATTTTTGAAACCGTTCATGTTTGTAAAAATGGGGGTAGAATTCCTGTTGAAATTAAGACTCATAGGTTTGTGGTAGAGGGGGAGATGTATCTACTTTCAGTTTGTCGTGATATTACTGAAAGAAAAAATTCAGAAAGAGAGATTCGAGAGGCTAAGGAACAGTTTGAAAATATCGTGGAATCTTCTACTAACGGAATTACAATCCTGCAAGATGGAAAATGGGTATTTGTGAATAAGGCGGCCCTAACTCTTTTTGATGCTAAAACGAAGGAAGAGCTACTAGGGAGAAGTATTTATGATATGTTGCACCCGGAGTTTCATATGGAATGTAAGGAGATTGTAAAGAAAGGTGGAATTCACCCTAGGCTTTATCGTGTTTGGACTACTCTACGCGGGAAAGAAGTACATACGGAAGTGGTATCAATTCCTACTACCTTTCAGGGGAAAGATGCCAATGAGTTAATCATTCAAGATATAACGGAACAGAAAAAATCAGACTCAATGATGATTCAGGCAGAAAAAATGAATGTGGTAGGGCAACTAGCAGCTGGAATTGCGCATGAAATAAGAAATCCTTTAACTGCTTTAAAAGGTTTTGTTCAATTATTTCGCTCAGGAACGATACCGAATGAAATGTTTTTAAATATTATGGAGGCTGAGTTGGAACGGATAGATGTTATCTCGAGTGAGTTTCTAACGCTAGCTCAACCCGCAAATAGTGATTTTGCTACTGTTGATATTAGAGATTTAGTGAGTAATGTTATCGATTTATTGGATACGGAAGCTTTCAAAAAATCAATATCTTTTGTTGTTGAAAATAACGCTATAGCAACAGCTGTTAATGGAATTGGTTCACAACTAAAGCAAGTGTTCATTAATTTGATTAAAAACGCAATTGAAGTGATGCAAAACGAGGGGACTATAACCATTACATTTAAAAATCATGAAGGATTTATTCTTATCTCTGTACATGATGAAGGTGTAGGGATGAGTGAAGAGCAGCTGAAGCGGTTGGGAGAACCATTTTACACAACAAAACAAAATGGTACAGGACTAGGCCTTATGGTTACTTATCGAATTATTAATCAGCATAATGGGGTAGTGGATGTTGAGAGTAAAGTTAACGCAGGGACAACTTTTACAGTGAAATTACCGCTGATTGCTAAGGTAGAGTGA
- the pucL gene encoding factor-independent urate hydroxylase: MGKERYVSYGKGDVFAYRTFLKPLNGVKQIPESNFTERSNIVFGVNVKVEVGGEKLLPSFTEGDNSLVVATDSMKNFVQRHLGSYEGSTIEGFIQYVGEEFLKKYEHIDTIKLIGEEVPFEPSTRLSASGLVESDLVFKHSRNEKVVAQIEMIRTQNGIEVVGQNSGILDLQLIKVRGNSFVGFIRDEYTTLPEDSNRPLFIYLNIGWEYEELQDSTGVVPSLYVCAEQIKDIVTSVFHELETPSIQYLIFLIGCRVLERFPQLIEVHFQSQNHTWDSVVEDIPNSEGKVYTEPRPPYGFQQFSVTKEDLQQNKEYADTNNLSK; encoded by the coding sequence ATGGGGAAAGAACGTTATGTATCGTATGGAAAAGGTGATGTATTTGCATATCGTACATTTTTGAAGCCGTTGAATGGAGTGAAACAAATTCCAGAGTCTAATTTTACAGAAAGGAGCAATATTGTTTTTGGGGTAAATGTAAAAGTGGAGGTTGGTGGTGAAAAACTGCTTCCTTCATTTACAGAAGGAGATAATAGTCTTGTGGTTGCGACAGATTCTATGAAAAATTTTGTTCAAAGGCACTTGGGTAGCTATGAGGGTTCCACCATTGAAGGATTTATTCAATATGTTGGCGAAGAGTTTTTAAAGAAATATGAACATATTGATACGATTAAATTAATTGGGGAAGAAGTTCCGTTTGAACCATCAACTAGACTTTCAGCTAGTGGTCTAGTTGAAAGTGATTTAGTGTTTAAGCATTCCCGGAATGAAAAGGTTGTTGCTCAAATTGAAATGATTCGAACTCAGAATGGGATTGAAGTTGTTGGACAGAATAGTGGAATTTTAGATTTGCAGTTAATTAAAGTGCGAGGTAATTCATTTGTTGGATTTATCAGGGATGAGTATACAACATTACCGGAGGATAGCAATCGACCGCTATTTATCTATTTAAATATCGGGTGGGAATATGAGGAATTACAAGATTCTACAGGAGTCGTGCCAAGCCTTTATGTTTGTGCAGAACAGATAAAAGATATTGTGACATCTGTTTTCCATGAACTTGAAACACCGTCTATTCAATACTTGATCTTTTTAATTGGTTGTCGAGTGCTGGAAAGATTCCCGCAATTAATAGAAGTTCATTTTCAATCGCAAAACCATACTTGGGATTCAGTGGTGGAAGATATTCCAAATTCAGAAGGGAAAGTTTATACAGAACCACGCCCTCCTTACGGCTTCCAACAATTTTCAGTTACAAAAGAAGATCTTCAACAAAATAAAGAATATGCCGATACAAACAATCTTTCTAAATAA